One genomic region from Amia ocellicauda isolate fAmiCal2 chromosome 4, fAmiCal2.hap1, whole genome shotgun sequence encodes:
- the sltm gene encoding SAFB-like transcription modulator isoform X2, whose translation MASAAILTETKKLTDLRVIDLKTELKRRNLDVTGVKNVLIARLKQAIEEEGGDSDNIEISLSSDTPTRKNAKSKGKKPDTDTDTTLEEESYSKEVEDEDVEKDVTDTDDGTRENSKPLPSEDSLAEAVQAAANDSQAAASTQEVEDDNISVTIQAEDAITLDVDGDDLLETGKNVKLPDSEANKGCDEPEASAQMNQEEDKKDEAKESHKDGKKDDGVKTDSAKKESREASKKAEFGDKDKDSGKKGPSSTGASGQAKSSSKDKDGKTAAKDEKGGTSSGGSSGSTGSSSRNLWVSGLSSNTKAADLKNLFGKYGKVFSAKVVTNARSPGAKCYGLVTMSSSAEVARCISHLDRTELHGQQISVERVKSDPFKKEFSKKEGEEKMCSSKTSGEKRTMTGVKAPSKTPVSSKKEEKKSEKPSDKESKEASKKQESKSVKTDTTTSGSSQDSSKKDDKKHGRTKSPGKMVVIDQTKTDPGFSKMRPPLRRGRFDKVFPNTMPRRPRWFIPPEEMEMLRNKGRILPNKGGKKDILPFEKMKEQRMRERLVRLERVRRAIELRRRREIAERERIHLLREREEREHLQRERERLEIERQKLERERMERERLERERIRIEQERRKEAECIVREREELRRQQEQLRYEQEKRNSLKRTRDVDHRRDDPYWNGNKKLQTDSDGRLSHGSDCNRPPSRFHEFSPRERGRFPEGSSAQPSTFERRNRFDSEADVKKPRPPARRDSSGFDRYPKNYDGARRPEQPRAEIRDTDRREIRDRDERRTVTIPEGPTGSRGIPDRARIEELSHSRSARHSGHGGWKAEGGLAASKADMRGAVRMRAERSGREGPGSSLRGAPSASRGRSSFSSREGGRAMMMGEQHFSEGRQVVVERHSRDQGPRKDWHGPGSPSTGFPDTHRLGHSRSIMAQHSRYEPQRR comes from the exons ATGGCGTCGGCAGCCATCCTTACGGAGACCAAGAAGCTTACAGATTTGCGCGTTATAGATCTGAAAACCGAGTTGAAGCGGAGGAACCTGGATGTAACGGGGGTAAAAAACGTGCTGATCGCAAGATTGAAGCAG GCGATCGAAGAGGAAGGCGGAGATTCCGATAACATTGAGATTTCGCTGTCGTCGGACACACCCACCAGGAAAAATGCCAAATCAAAAG GAAAGAAACCAGATACAGACACGGACACAACACTGGAGGAAGAGTCTTATTCCAAG gAAGTGGAAGATGAAGATGTCGAAAAAG ATGTAACAGATACTGATGACGGTACTCGTGAAAATTCTAAACCCCTCCCTTCTGAAGATAGCCTTGCAGAGGCTGTACAAGCAGCTGCGAATGACAGTCAAGCCGCTGCATCCACTCAGGAAGTGGAGGATGATAACATTTCCGTCACAATCCAGGCAGAAGATGCCATCACGTTGGATGTTGATGGCGATGACCTCCTGGAAACAGGTAAAAATGTGAAACTTCCAGATTCAGAGGCAAACAAGGGCTGTGACGAGCCAGAGGCCTCTGCCCAGATGAACCAGGAGGAAGACAAGAAAGACGAAGCGAAAGAGAGCCATAAAGATGGTAAGAAAGACGACGGAGTGAAGACTGATTCTGCGAAGAAGGAAAGCAGAGAGGCCTCGAAGAAAGCTGAATTTGGAGACAAAGACAAGGATTCTGGGAAGAAAGGCCCCTCATCTACTGGGGCATCAGGTCAAGCAAAGAG TTCTTCAAAGGACAAAGATGGAAAAACTGCTGCCAAGGATGAAAAAG GAGGCACGAGCAGTGGTGGCAGCAGTGGGAGCACTGGTAGCTCATCCCGCAACCTGTGGGTGAGCGGCCTGTCGTCGAACACAAAGGCGGCCGACCTGAAAAATCTGTTTGGGAAGTATGGGAAG GTCTTTAGCGCAAAAGTAGTGACTAATGCGCGCAGTCCTGGAGCTAAGTGCTACGGATTGGTTACAATGTCCTCTAGTGCCGAAGTGGCTCGTTGCATCTCTCACCTTGATCGTACCGAACTGCATGGACAGCAGATTTCTGTTGAAAGG GTCAAAAGTGATCCGTTCAAAAAGGAATTTTCTAAAAAGGAAGGTGAAGAGAAAATGTGTTCCAGCAAGACATCGGGAGAAAAGAGGACCATGACTGGGGTCAAAGCACCAAGCAA AACTCCAGTATCTTccaagaaagaagaaaagaaatctGAGAAACCATCTGATAAAGAGAGCAAGGAAGCATCCAAGAAACAAGAGTCTAAAAGTGTGAAGACAGACACCACCACATCGGGGTCCAGTCAAGATTCTTCCAAAAAGGACGACAAGAAGCATGGCC GCACCAAAAGCCCCGGCAAGATGGTGGTGATCGATCAAACGAAAACGGACCCCGGCTTCAGTAAAATGAGACCGCCGCTGAGACGAGGGAGGTTTGATAAG GTTTTCCCAAACACGATGCCACGTCGCCCCAGGTGGTTCATTCCTCCTGAAGAG ATGGAAATGTTAAGGAACAAAGGGAGGATCTTACCGAACAAAGGAGGGAAGAAAGACATCTTGCCCTTTGAGAAGATGAAGGAGCAGCGAATGCGGGAGAGGCTCGTCCGGTTGGAGCGTGTCCGGCGGGCGATTGAGCTGCGGAG ACGGCGCGAGATTGCGGAGCGAGAACGAATCCACCTCCTCCGAGAGAGGGAGGAGCGGGAGCACTTGCAGCGGGAGCGAGAGCGGCTGGAGATTGAGAGGCAGAAGTTGGAGAGGGAACGGATGGAGAGAGAGCGGCTGGAGAGGGAGCGGATACGTATCGAGCAG GAACGGCGTAAGGAGGCAGAGTGTATTGTCCGCGAACGGGAAGAACTCCGACGCCAACAAGAGCAGCTTCGTTACGAGCAAGAGAAGAGGAACTCCCTGAAAAGGACTCGGGATGTAGACCACAG GAGAGATGACCCATACTGGAATGGAAACAAGAAACTCCAGACTGACTCCGATGGTCGCCTGAGTCATGGCTCAGACTGCAACCGACCTCCGAGCCGCTTCCATGAGTTCAGCCCCAGAGAGAGGGGCAGGTTCCCTGAGGGCTCTTCAGCGCAGCcctccacttttgaaag GCGCAATCGGTTTGACAGTGAGGCAGATGTGAAGAAGCCCCGCCCCCCTGCCCGCAGGGACAGTTCAGGCTTCGACAGGTATCCCAAGAACTACGACGGCGCTAGGAGGCCCGAGCAGCCGCGCGCAGAGATCCGAGACACGGACCGCAGAGAGATCAGGGACCGGGATGAGAGGAGGACGGTCACCATTCCAGAGGGGCCCACGGGCAGCCGGGGGATTCCTGACCGGGCCAGGATCGAGGAGCTGTCACACAGCCGCTCTGCCCGCCACTCTGGGCACGGGGGCTGGAAGGCGGAAGGAGGGCTGGCAGCCAGCAAAGCAGACATGCG AGGAGCAGTGCGGATGCGAGCGGAGAGGTCGGGCAGGGAGGGCCCTGGGTCCAGCCTGCGAGGGGCTCCCTCGGCCAGCCGCGGACGATCCAGCTTCAGCAGCAGGGAAGGGGGCCGAGCCATGATGATGGGGGAGCAG CATTTTAGCGAGGGGAGGCAAGTGGTGGTAGAGCGGCACAGCCGAGACCAGGGCCCGAGGAAAGACTGGCATGGCCCGGGCTCACCGAGCACTGGCTTCCCTGACACCCACAGACTGGGGCACAGCCGGAGCATCATGGCCCAGCACTCGAGGTACGAGCCGCAGAGGCGCTGA
- the sltm gene encoding SAFB-like transcription modulator isoform X1 translates to MASAAILTETKKLTDLRVIDLKTELKRRNLDVTGVKNVLIARLKQAIEEEGGDSDNIEISLSSDTPTRKNAKSKGKKPDTDTDTTLEEESYSKEVEDEDVEKDVTDTDDGTRENSKPLPSEDSLAEAVQAAANDSQAAASTQEVEDDNISVTIQAEDAITLDVDGDDLLETGKNVKLPDSEANKGCDEPEASAQMNQEEDKKDEAKESHKDGKKDDGVKTDSAKKESREASKKAEFGDKDKDSGKKGPSSTGASGQAKSSSKDKDGKTAAKDEKGGTSSGGSSGSTGSSSRNLWVSGLSSNTKAADLKNLFGKYGKVFSAKVVTNARSPGAKCYGLVTMSSSAEVARCISHLDRTELHGQQISVERVKSDPFKKEFSKKEGEEKMCSSKTSGEKRTMTGVKAPSKTPVSSKKEEKKSEKPSDKESKEASKKQESKSVKTDTTTSGSSQDSSKKDDKKHGRTKSPGKMVVIDQTKTDPGFSKMRPPLRRGRFDKVFPNTMPRRPRWFIPPEEMEMLRNKGRILPNKGGKKDILPFEKMKEQRMRERLVRLERVRRAIELRRRREIAERERIHLLREREEREHLQRERERLEIERQKLERERMERERLERERIRIEQERRKEAECIVREREELRRQQEQLRYEQEKRNSLKRTRDVDHRRDDPYWNGNKKLQTDSDGRLSHGSDCNRPPSRFHEFSPRERGRFPEGSSAQPSTFERRNRFDSEADVKKPRPPARRDSSGFDRYPKNYDGARRPEQPRAEIRDTDRREIRDRDERRTVTIPEGPTGSRGIPDRARIEELSHSRSARHSGHGGWKAEGGLAASKADMRGAVRMRAERSGREGPGSSLRGAPSASRGRSSFSSREGGRAMMMGEQHFSEGRQVVVERHSRDQGPRKDWHGPGSPSTGFPDTHRLGHSRSIMAQHSSHSSPGMNRIVQITNSSLSGGSGTGFKPFKGAPRRF, encoded by the exons ATGGCGTCGGCAGCCATCCTTACGGAGACCAAGAAGCTTACAGATTTGCGCGTTATAGATCTGAAAACCGAGTTGAAGCGGAGGAACCTGGATGTAACGGGGGTAAAAAACGTGCTGATCGCAAGATTGAAGCAG GCGATCGAAGAGGAAGGCGGAGATTCCGATAACATTGAGATTTCGCTGTCGTCGGACACACCCACCAGGAAAAATGCCAAATCAAAAG GAAAGAAACCAGATACAGACACGGACACAACACTGGAGGAAGAGTCTTATTCCAAG gAAGTGGAAGATGAAGATGTCGAAAAAG ATGTAACAGATACTGATGACGGTACTCGTGAAAATTCTAAACCCCTCCCTTCTGAAGATAGCCTTGCAGAGGCTGTACAAGCAGCTGCGAATGACAGTCAAGCCGCTGCATCCACTCAGGAAGTGGAGGATGATAACATTTCCGTCACAATCCAGGCAGAAGATGCCATCACGTTGGATGTTGATGGCGATGACCTCCTGGAAACAGGTAAAAATGTGAAACTTCCAGATTCAGAGGCAAACAAGGGCTGTGACGAGCCAGAGGCCTCTGCCCAGATGAACCAGGAGGAAGACAAGAAAGACGAAGCGAAAGAGAGCCATAAAGATGGTAAGAAAGACGACGGAGTGAAGACTGATTCTGCGAAGAAGGAAAGCAGAGAGGCCTCGAAGAAAGCTGAATTTGGAGACAAAGACAAGGATTCTGGGAAGAAAGGCCCCTCATCTACTGGGGCATCAGGTCAAGCAAAGAG TTCTTCAAAGGACAAAGATGGAAAAACTGCTGCCAAGGATGAAAAAG GAGGCACGAGCAGTGGTGGCAGCAGTGGGAGCACTGGTAGCTCATCCCGCAACCTGTGGGTGAGCGGCCTGTCGTCGAACACAAAGGCGGCCGACCTGAAAAATCTGTTTGGGAAGTATGGGAAG GTCTTTAGCGCAAAAGTAGTGACTAATGCGCGCAGTCCTGGAGCTAAGTGCTACGGATTGGTTACAATGTCCTCTAGTGCCGAAGTGGCTCGTTGCATCTCTCACCTTGATCGTACCGAACTGCATGGACAGCAGATTTCTGTTGAAAGG GTCAAAAGTGATCCGTTCAAAAAGGAATTTTCTAAAAAGGAAGGTGAAGAGAAAATGTGTTCCAGCAAGACATCGGGAGAAAAGAGGACCATGACTGGGGTCAAAGCACCAAGCAA AACTCCAGTATCTTccaagaaagaagaaaagaaatctGAGAAACCATCTGATAAAGAGAGCAAGGAAGCATCCAAGAAACAAGAGTCTAAAAGTGTGAAGACAGACACCACCACATCGGGGTCCAGTCAAGATTCTTCCAAAAAGGACGACAAGAAGCATGGCC GCACCAAAAGCCCCGGCAAGATGGTGGTGATCGATCAAACGAAAACGGACCCCGGCTTCAGTAAAATGAGACCGCCGCTGAGACGAGGGAGGTTTGATAAG GTTTTCCCAAACACGATGCCACGTCGCCCCAGGTGGTTCATTCCTCCTGAAGAG ATGGAAATGTTAAGGAACAAAGGGAGGATCTTACCGAACAAAGGAGGGAAGAAAGACATCTTGCCCTTTGAGAAGATGAAGGAGCAGCGAATGCGGGAGAGGCTCGTCCGGTTGGAGCGTGTCCGGCGGGCGATTGAGCTGCGGAG ACGGCGCGAGATTGCGGAGCGAGAACGAATCCACCTCCTCCGAGAGAGGGAGGAGCGGGAGCACTTGCAGCGGGAGCGAGAGCGGCTGGAGATTGAGAGGCAGAAGTTGGAGAGGGAACGGATGGAGAGAGAGCGGCTGGAGAGGGAGCGGATACGTATCGAGCAG GAACGGCGTAAGGAGGCAGAGTGTATTGTCCGCGAACGGGAAGAACTCCGACGCCAACAAGAGCAGCTTCGTTACGAGCAAGAGAAGAGGAACTCCCTGAAAAGGACTCGGGATGTAGACCACAG GAGAGATGACCCATACTGGAATGGAAACAAGAAACTCCAGACTGACTCCGATGGTCGCCTGAGTCATGGCTCAGACTGCAACCGACCTCCGAGCCGCTTCCATGAGTTCAGCCCCAGAGAGAGGGGCAGGTTCCCTGAGGGCTCTTCAGCGCAGCcctccacttttgaaag GCGCAATCGGTTTGACAGTGAGGCAGATGTGAAGAAGCCCCGCCCCCCTGCCCGCAGGGACAGTTCAGGCTTCGACAGGTATCCCAAGAACTACGACGGCGCTAGGAGGCCCGAGCAGCCGCGCGCAGAGATCCGAGACACGGACCGCAGAGAGATCAGGGACCGGGATGAGAGGAGGACGGTCACCATTCCAGAGGGGCCCACGGGCAGCCGGGGGATTCCTGACCGGGCCAGGATCGAGGAGCTGTCACACAGCCGCTCTGCCCGCCACTCTGGGCACGGGGGCTGGAAGGCGGAAGGAGGGCTGGCAGCCAGCAAAGCAGACATGCG AGGAGCAGTGCGGATGCGAGCGGAGAGGTCGGGCAGGGAGGGCCCTGGGTCCAGCCTGCGAGGGGCTCCCTCGGCCAGCCGCGGACGATCCAGCTTCAGCAGCAGGGAAGGGGGCCGAGCCATGATGATGGGGGAGCAG CATTTTAGCGAGGGGAGGCAAGTGGTGGTAGAGCGGCACAGCCGAGACCAGGGCCCGAGGAAAGACTGGCATGGCCCGGGCTCACCGAGCACTGGCTTCCCTGACACCCACAGACTGGGGCACAGCCGGAGCATCATGGCCCAGCACTCGAG CCATTCTTCACCAGGGATGAACCGAATAGTACAGATTACCAACAGTTCCCTCTCGGGAGGAAGTGGGACAGGATTCAAGCCTTTTAAAGGAGCTCCAAGAAGATTCTAA
- the sltm gene encoding SAFB-like transcription modulator isoform X3, whose protein sequence is MASAAILTETKKLTDLRVIDLKTELKRRNLDVTGVKNVLIARLKQAIEEEGGDSDNIEISLSSDTPTRKNAKSKGKKPDTDTDTTLEEESYSKEVEDEDVEKDVTDTDDGTRENSKPLPSEDSLAEAVQAAANDSQAAASTQEVEDDNISVTIQAEDAITLDVDGDDLLETGKNVKLPDSEANKGCDEPEASAQMNQEEDKKDEAKESHKDGKKDDGVKTDSAKKESREASKKAEFGDKDKDSGKKGPSSTGASGQAKSSSKDKDGKTAAKDEKGGTSSGGSSGSTGSSSRNLWVSGLSSNTKAADLKNLFGKYGKVKSDPFKKEFSKKEGEEKMCSSKTSGEKRTMTGVKAPSKTPVSSKKEEKKSEKPSDKESKEASKKQESKSVKTDTTTSGSSQDSSKKDDKKHGRTKSPGKMVVIDQTKTDPGFSKMRPPLRRGRFDKVFPNTMPRRPRWFIPPEEMEMLRNKGRILPNKGGKKDILPFEKMKEQRMRERLVRLERVRRAIELRRRREIAERERIHLLREREEREHLQRERERLEIERQKLERERMERERLERERIRIEQERRKEAECIVREREELRRQQEQLRYEQEKRNSLKRTRDVDHRRDDPYWNGNKKLQTDSDGRLSHGSDCNRPPSRFHEFSPRERGRFPEGSSAQPSTFERRNRFDSEADVKKPRPPARRDSSGFDRYPKNYDGARRPEQPRAEIRDTDRREIRDRDERRTVTIPEGPTGSRGIPDRARIEELSHSRSARHSGHGGWKAEGGLAASKADMRGAVRMRAERSGREGPGSSLRGAPSASRGRSSFSSREGGRAMMMGEQHFSEGRQVVVERHSRDQGPRKDWHGPGSPSTGFPDTHRLGHSRSIMAQHSSHSSPGMNRIVQITNSSLSGGSGTGFKPFKGAPRRF, encoded by the exons ATGGCGTCGGCAGCCATCCTTACGGAGACCAAGAAGCTTACAGATTTGCGCGTTATAGATCTGAAAACCGAGTTGAAGCGGAGGAACCTGGATGTAACGGGGGTAAAAAACGTGCTGATCGCAAGATTGAAGCAG GCGATCGAAGAGGAAGGCGGAGATTCCGATAACATTGAGATTTCGCTGTCGTCGGACACACCCACCAGGAAAAATGCCAAATCAAAAG GAAAGAAACCAGATACAGACACGGACACAACACTGGAGGAAGAGTCTTATTCCAAG gAAGTGGAAGATGAAGATGTCGAAAAAG ATGTAACAGATACTGATGACGGTACTCGTGAAAATTCTAAACCCCTCCCTTCTGAAGATAGCCTTGCAGAGGCTGTACAAGCAGCTGCGAATGACAGTCAAGCCGCTGCATCCACTCAGGAAGTGGAGGATGATAACATTTCCGTCACAATCCAGGCAGAAGATGCCATCACGTTGGATGTTGATGGCGATGACCTCCTGGAAACAGGTAAAAATGTGAAACTTCCAGATTCAGAGGCAAACAAGGGCTGTGACGAGCCAGAGGCCTCTGCCCAGATGAACCAGGAGGAAGACAAGAAAGACGAAGCGAAAGAGAGCCATAAAGATGGTAAGAAAGACGACGGAGTGAAGACTGATTCTGCGAAGAAGGAAAGCAGAGAGGCCTCGAAGAAAGCTGAATTTGGAGACAAAGACAAGGATTCTGGGAAGAAAGGCCCCTCATCTACTGGGGCATCAGGTCAAGCAAAGAG TTCTTCAAAGGACAAAGATGGAAAAACTGCTGCCAAGGATGAAAAAG GAGGCACGAGCAGTGGTGGCAGCAGTGGGAGCACTGGTAGCTCATCCCGCAACCTGTGGGTGAGCGGCCTGTCGTCGAACACAAAGGCGGCCGACCTGAAAAATCTGTTTGGGAAGTATGGGAAG GTCAAAAGTGATCCGTTCAAAAAGGAATTTTCTAAAAAGGAAGGTGAAGAGAAAATGTGTTCCAGCAAGACATCGGGAGAAAAGAGGACCATGACTGGGGTCAAAGCACCAAGCAA AACTCCAGTATCTTccaagaaagaagaaaagaaatctGAGAAACCATCTGATAAAGAGAGCAAGGAAGCATCCAAGAAACAAGAGTCTAAAAGTGTGAAGACAGACACCACCACATCGGGGTCCAGTCAAGATTCTTCCAAAAAGGACGACAAGAAGCATGGCC GCACCAAAAGCCCCGGCAAGATGGTGGTGATCGATCAAACGAAAACGGACCCCGGCTTCAGTAAAATGAGACCGCCGCTGAGACGAGGGAGGTTTGATAAG GTTTTCCCAAACACGATGCCACGTCGCCCCAGGTGGTTCATTCCTCCTGAAGAG ATGGAAATGTTAAGGAACAAAGGGAGGATCTTACCGAACAAAGGAGGGAAGAAAGACATCTTGCCCTTTGAGAAGATGAAGGAGCAGCGAATGCGGGAGAGGCTCGTCCGGTTGGAGCGTGTCCGGCGGGCGATTGAGCTGCGGAG ACGGCGCGAGATTGCGGAGCGAGAACGAATCCACCTCCTCCGAGAGAGGGAGGAGCGGGAGCACTTGCAGCGGGAGCGAGAGCGGCTGGAGATTGAGAGGCAGAAGTTGGAGAGGGAACGGATGGAGAGAGAGCGGCTGGAGAGGGAGCGGATACGTATCGAGCAG GAACGGCGTAAGGAGGCAGAGTGTATTGTCCGCGAACGGGAAGAACTCCGACGCCAACAAGAGCAGCTTCGTTACGAGCAAGAGAAGAGGAACTCCCTGAAAAGGACTCGGGATGTAGACCACAG GAGAGATGACCCATACTGGAATGGAAACAAGAAACTCCAGACTGACTCCGATGGTCGCCTGAGTCATGGCTCAGACTGCAACCGACCTCCGAGCCGCTTCCATGAGTTCAGCCCCAGAGAGAGGGGCAGGTTCCCTGAGGGCTCTTCAGCGCAGCcctccacttttgaaag GCGCAATCGGTTTGACAGTGAGGCAGATGTGAAGAAGCCCCGCCCCCCTGCCCGCAGGGACAGTTCAGGCTTCGACAGGTATCCCAAGAACTACGACGGCGCTAGGAGGCCCGAGCAGCCGCGCGCAGAGATCCGAGACACGGACCGCAGAGAGATCAGGGACCGGGATGAGAGGAGGACGGTCACCATTCCAGAGGGGCCCACGGGCAGCCGGGGGATTCCTGACCGGGCCAGGATCGAGGAGCTGTCACACAGCCGCTCTGCCCGCCACTCTGGGCACGGGGGCTGGAAGGCGGAAGGAGGGCTGGCAGCCAGCAAAGCAGACATGCG AGGAGCAGTGCGGATGCGAGCGGAGAGGTCGGGCAGGGAGGGCCCTGGGTCCAGCCTGCGAGGGGCTCCCTCGGCCAGCCGCGGACGATCCAGCTTCAGCAGCAGGGAAGGGGGCCGAGCCATGATGATGGGGGAGCAG CATTTTAGCGAGGGGAGGCAAGTGGTGGTAGAGCGGCACAGCCGAGACCAGGGCCCGAGGAAAGACTGGCATGGCCCGGGCTCACCGAGCACTGGCTTCCCTGACACCCACAGACTGGGGCACAGCCGGAGCATCATGGCCCAGCACTCGAG CCATTCTTCACCAGGGATGAACCGAATAGTACAGATTACCAACAGTTCCCTCTCGGGAGGAAGTGGGACAGGATTCAAGCCTTTTAAAGGAGCTCCAAGAAGATTCTAA